A portion of the Candidatus Bathyarchaeota archaeon genome contains these proteins:
- a CDS encoding type II toxin-antitoxin system VapC family toxin, translating into MKAYVFDTGALMLMLLGDERLRSYIEEISEGVAKAYLSAVNLAELYYKTIEKIGRETAETWYFRILNSNIVVVPADEKYAREAGIYKSRYKRALSLADCFAMGLSVKEKALLLTTDSDFNEVREVDMKYFPIY; encoded by the coding sequence ATGAAGGCTTATGTCTTTGACACGGGCGCATTGATGTTAATGCTTCTTGGAGATGAACGTCTAAGGAGCTATATCGAGGAGATTTCGGAAGGTGTAGCAAAAGCCTACTTATCAGCTGTCAACCTAGCTGAGTTATACTACAAGACTATAGAGAAGATAGGCCGCGAAACAGCCGAAACATGGTACTTTAGAATTTTGAACTCGAATATTGTTGTTGTCCCAGCTGATGAAAAATATGCAAGAGAAGCAGGAATCTATAAAAGCCGATATAAGCGAGCTTTATCCCTCGCCGACTGCTTTGCAATGGGCCTAAGCGTTAAGGAGAAGGCTTTACTATTAACGACCGATAGTGATTTTAATGAAGTTAGAGAAGTTGACATGAAATATTTCCCTATATATTAA
- a CDS encoding AbrB/MazE/SpoVT family DNA-binding domain-containing protein, whose product MSYLATISKKGLMTIPSEVRRKYGLKDGDKVRIIDQGGSLLIVPLMDIKALYGLGREHKEDLLVMIRELEAEHDEEAEL is encoded by the coding sequence ATGAGTTACTTGGCGACCATCTCGAAGAAGGGCTTAATGACTATCCCGAGTGAGGTAAGGCGTAAATATGGGCTTAAGGATGGTGACAAGGTCCGTATTATAGATCAGGGTGGCTCGTTGCTGATAGTTCCTTTGATGGATATTAAGGCGCTCTATGGGCTTGGTCGAGAGCATAAGGAGGATCTTCTGGTCATGATCAGGGAGCTTGAGGCTGAGCACGATGAAGAGGCGGAGTTATGA
- the pyrH gene encoding UMP kinase, producing MKVAISLGGRLLTKEGGVEPYLRYAEVVRELRRRGHQMVVVCGGGRIAREYIHKARELGASSNLQDRLGVLATHINALLLIAALGGDAYPRVIRRSDDVRRHFGERVLVGGGHLPGSSTDYRTVLFARAMEADLIVNATDYGGVFDKDPSRYPDAKRYESLTFDELEGIIKSRFRQSPGDYGLFDLKATRLAKRLGIPVVFVDGSDPEEIIRAIEGGHRGTLVHR from the coding sequence ATGAAGGTTGCTATAAGCCTGGGGGGGAGGCTTCTAACAAAGGAGGGTGGAGTAGAGCCTTACCTGAGGTACGCTGAGGTGGTAAGGGAGCTAAGGAGGAGGGGGCACCAGATGGTTGTGGTCTGCGGGGGAGGGAGGATAGCCAGGGAATATATCCATAAGGCTAGGGAGCTGGGGGCCTCCTCTAACCTCCAGGATCGTCTTGGGGTTCTGGCCACTCATATCAATGCCCTTCTGCTCATAGCGGCCCTGGGGGGAGATGCCTATCCCAGGGTTATCAGGAGATCCGATGATGTCAGGAGGCACTTCGGCGAGAGGGTTCTTGTAGGTGGGGGCCACCTTCCAGGTAGCAGTACCGATTATAGGACCGTCCTCTTCGCTAGGGCTATGGAAGCGGACCTGATTGTGAACGCCACGGACTATGGAGGGGTCTTCGACAAGGATCCGAGCAGATATCCAGATGCCAAGAGGTATGAGAGCCTAACCTTCGATGAGCTGGAGGGGATCATAAAGAGCAGGTTCCGGCAATCTCCAGGGGACTATGGCCTCTTCGACCTTAAGGCCACTAGGCTGGCTAAGAGGCTTGGGATCCCGGTGGTCTTCGTGGACGGGTCGGATCCGGAGGAGATAATCCGAGCTATTGAGGGTGGTCATAGAGGAACCTTGGTTCACCGCTGA